Proteins from a single region of Vibrio sp. DW001:
- a CDS encoding phytanoyl-CoA dioxygenase family protein translates to MNNTAESYLDELGASMVLTSKMIDELDLYGFTVIHNVIDVIWLDEMRRTFDALVEREGDQLAIEHHQEETVTRIANLINKGTVWDKVWTHPLVLAACKHIFSGAFKISSLNAREAHADGGHQPLHADWKKPRPDFPNVHLVNSIWALDDLSKENGAPRIIPGTHLRPDLPDEVLEDVNGAHPDEVILECPAGSVMIFNAHTWHGGTTNVLGTRRRVLHGLYIDRKDVAQQDQKKWLTPVTSNRLTTAQKWLLEV, encoded by the coding sequence ATGAATAATACGGCAGAATCTTATCTCGATGAACTTGGTGCCAGTATGGTATTGACCTCCAAGATGATTGACGAACTTGATCTATATGGGTTTACGGTTATCCATAATGTTATCGATGTAATCTGGTTAGATGAGATGCGTAGAACCTTTGACGCTTTGGTCGAGAGAGAAGGTGACCAACTCGCCATCGAGCATCATCAAGAAGAAACGGTCACCCGAATTGCCAATCTTATTAACAAAGGAACGGTTTGGGATAAGGTCTGGACTCATCCTCTTGTGTTGGCGGCGTGCAAACATATATTTTCGGGTGCGTTCAAAATATCGAGTTTGAACGCGCGTGAAGCTCATGCAGACGGCGGTCATCAACCTCTCCACGCTGATTGGAAAAAGCCAAGGCCAGACTTTCCCAATGTGCATCTTGTTAACTCAATCTGGGCGCTCGATGACTTGAGTAAAGAAAATGGTGCACCTCGCATCATTCCTGGCACGCACCTGCGACCCGATCTTCCGGATGAGGTGCTTGAAGATGTGAATGGTGCACATCCTGACGAAGTGATTCTTGAATGCCCTGCGGGAAGTGTAATGATATTTAATGCACACACATGGCATGGCGGAACGACGAACGTGCTAGGGACTCGTAGGAGGGTATTGCATGGACTTTATATTGATAGAAAAGATGTCGCACAACAGGACCAAAAGAAATGGTTAACGCCCGTGACATCAAATCGCTTAACGACGGCCCAAAAGTGGCTACTAGAAGTATAG
- a CDS encoding AraC family transcriptional regulator — protein MNSDLILPTQFLDKLLSNYSNSPTEIGKVFFASNLPEPPELAYQVHFQRLEMVIKGSIVMGMGNDTGLETKHTLVGGDVLYIPCDCWNKPHWLEPVTMLNVLVGKQNFGISVLRWDGESFHTVFKDNVQRRGPRTGTFILQSLEELRRHKEDKHTTKLLVASLLSHINDLKVNPPETLSRSKALFEAVRDYVEQKYQEPLTRDSVAEQFYISPNYLSQLFQKEGKIKFNEHLNYIRLERAKFLLKEYDMKVKEVAHRCGFTDSNYFCRVFRNQTARSPSDYRTQYRSHS, from the coding sequence ATGAATTCAGACCTTATACTTCCAACACAGTTTCTAGACAAGTTACTGTCAAATTATTCAAATTCACCTACGGAGATTGGCAAAGTGTTTTTTGCCAGTAACCTGCCCGAACCACCAGAATTGGCCTATCAGGTACATTTTCAGCGCTTGGAAATGGTGATTAAAGGCTCGATTGTAATGGGAATGGGGAATGACACTGGCTTAGAAACGAAACATACATTGGTGGGTGGGGATGTTTTGTATATTCCTTGCGATTGTTGGAATAAACCTCATTGGCTTGAACCCGTGACGATGTTGAATGTGTTGGTAGGTAAGCAAAACTTTGGAATAAGTGTGTTGCGGTGGGATGGTGAAAGTTTTCATACCGTGTTTAAGGACAACGTTCAGCGACGAGGACCAAGGACCGGTACTTTTATATTGCAGTCACTGGAAGAGTTGCGTCGACACAAGGAAGATAAGCATACGACAAAATTATTGGTTGCGTCATTACTTAGCCATATCAACGATCTTAAGGTTAATCCTCCTGAAACCCTCTCACGAAGTAAGGCACTATTTGAGGCGGTACGAGATTATGTTGAACAGAAATACCAAGAACCGCTCACTCGTGATTCTGTAGCGGAACAGTTCTATATTTCCCCTAATTACCTTTCTCAGCTTTTTCAAAAAGAAGGGAAAATCAAGTTCAATGAACATCTCAACTATATTCGTTTGGAAAGGGCAAAGTTTCTTCTGAAAGAGTACGATATGAAAGTAAAAGAGGTGGCACATCGTTGTGGGTTTACGGACAGCAATTATTTCTGTCGAGTATTTCGAAATCAAACGGCTCGCTCACCGTCTGATTATAGGACTCAATATCGTAGCCACAGCTAA
- a CDS encoding fructose PTS transporter subunit IIB, which yields MNIVAVTACISGVAHTYMAAELIEKYCQKNGIKIVVETQGALGTENLLSVNAIHEADVALIIADINIEGDDRFKHTRQIRSNISTFLRSPDRVFSLLNKAYNSPPDTVITL from the coding sequence ATGAATATAGTTGCGGTTACAGCTTGCATCAGTGGTGTCGCCCACACCTACATGGCGGCAGAGTTAATAGAAAAATACTGCCAGAAAAACGGCATCAAAATAGTGGTAGAAACACAAGGGGCATTGGGTACAGAGAACCTTCTTTCTGTAAACGCTATTCATGAAGCAGACGTTGCATTGATTATTGCAGATATTAATATAGAGGGGGACGACCGCTTCAAGCATACTCGCCAGATCCGTAGCAATATATCAACGTTTCTACGTAGCCCAGATCGCGTTTTTAGCCTGTTAAATAAGGCGTATAACTCACCACCAGATACCGTTATTACACTTTAG
- a CDS encoding fructose-6-phosphate aldolase: MIYFLDTANLDDIKRAVDLYPLAGVTTNPTIISKENKPLKEIILNIREIIGSDRLLHVQVMGKTAEVMLQEAEALRAFDSDLYIKVPVTPQGIKAIKLMAEKAIPVTATAILTPQQALMAAVAGAEFLAPYVNRLDNICTDGIQVVAEIAQLLKTHNLSAKVLAASFKNVQQVHGVAKVGGQSATIAPDVFDLLLNHPLTDSGVAGFTADWESVYGEGQTVLDVL; the protein is encoded by the coding sequence ATGATTTACTTTTTAGATACAGCCAACCTTGATGACATCAAACGCGCGGTTGATCTCTACCCTCTTGCGGGAGTAACAACAAACCCAACGATTATTTCCAAAGAAAATAAGCCGTTGAAAGAGATTATCCTTAACATCCGAGAAATAATAGGTTCAGATCGATTACTGCACGTGCAGGTAATGGGAAAAACGGCAGAAGTAATGTTACAAGAAGCCGAAGCACTACGAGCATTTGATTCAGATTTGTATATCAAGGTTCCCGTGACACCTCAGGGTATCAAAGCAATAAAACTGATGGCAGAAAAAGCGATTCCGGTTACCGCCACCGCTATTTTAACGCCTCAACAAGCGTTGATGGCCGCCGTTGCAGGGGCAGAGTTTTTAGCCCCTTACGTCAACCGATTAGACAACATTTGCACGGACGGTATTCAAGTAGTGGCGGAAATAGCGCAGCTGCTTAAAACCCATAATTTAAGCGCGAAAGTATTGGCGGCTTCATTTAAAAACGTTCAACAGGTACATGGTGTCGCGAAAGTTGGCGGGCAATCAGCAACCATCGCACCGGATGTATTTGACCTGCTTCTCAATCATCCATTGACAGATTCTGGCGTTGCCGGGTTCACTGCAGACTGGGAGTCAGTATACGGTGAAGGCCAGACAGTACTGGATGTGCTTTAA
- a CDS encoding NAD(P)-dependent oxidoreductase, whose translation MKKRILITGANGFFGTRFINKYQHKFSIIATDVERLDITNATQVNKIFADEKPDYVIHAAAIAVTDFCNKHPDVAYQVNVQGAINVAKACKETGAKLVFISTEQVFNGNQESGPYSETDTPNPDTVYGQNKLEAEAELKKILDTMWILRFTWMFGLPERNTTINPNVLWNTLQALINGEKMAERRNEFRGLTYIHELIEQFEMIFDIPYGTYHTGAHNPNSRYDIAKHILTDMGQSPRLNELLEAADAPKTRDVRLDTSKLAAQGIVFTESKAAITQCLKEFGFKK comes from the coding sequence ATGAAAAAAAGAATTCTTATCACAGGTGCAAACGGCTTCTTTGGCACCCGGTTCATAAATAAATATCAGCATAAGTTCAGTATTATCGCGACAGATGTTGAGCGACTTGATATTACCAACGCGACACAGGTGAACAAGATTTTTGCAGATGAAAAGCCGGATTATGTTATCCATGCGGCCGCCATTGCTGTAACAGATTTCTGTAACAAACACCCAGATGTGGCGTATCAAGTAAATGTTCAAGGTGCAATTAATGTCGCAAAAGCCTGTAAAGAAACGGGTGCCAAACTGGTGTTTATAAGTACTGAGCAGGTATTTAATGGCAACCAAGAATCTGGACCGTACAGCGAAACCGACACACCAAATCCAGACACAGTTTACGGTCAGAACAAACTTGAAGCGGAAGCGGAACTCAAAAAAATCTTAGATACGATGTGGATTCTTCGCTTCACGTGGATGTTTGGATTACCGGAACGAAACACTACCATCAACCCGAATGTATTATGGAACACGCTTCAAGCCCTAATCAATGGGGAAAAAATGGCTGAACGTCGCAATGAGTTCCGCGGGCTTACCTATATCCACGAGCTAATCGAACAGTTTGAGATGATATTTGACATTCCATATGGCACTTATCATACCGGTGCGCACAACCCAAACAGTCGTTATGACATTGCCAAACACATACTAACGGATATGGGACAATCGCCTCGACTCAATGAGTTATTGGAAGCCGCAGATGCACCAAAAACACGCGATGTGCGTTTAGATACATCCAAATTGGCAGCCCAAGGCATCGTCTTCACCGAGAGTAAAGCCGCGATTACTCAATGCTTAAAAGAATTCGGTTTCAAAAAATAA
- a CDS encoding [formate-C-acetyltransferase]-activating enzyme, which produces MSCNSSIKVEQPVENALPVGHIFNIQRYSLNDGEGIRTVVFFKGCPLHCPWCANPESRSHQPQKIRREAKCIHCDTCSMDVDECPSGAVELVGHDMNLNELLKEIAKDEVFYRSSGGGITLSGGEILSQAPFVIQLLGRLRELGYHTAIETSGQGSNAQLLKIGKLCDEVLFDFKIMDQKLAKQVTGIHLEKVLQGFTQLVQSGVKVIPRLPLIPGYTLNIINVDKVLSFIQPFGLNEIHLLPFHQYGASKYQTLHMEYALEKVAVPTTDEIASIRRHVEAHGYNVTIGG; this is translated from the coding sequence ATGAGTTGTAATTCAAGCATCAAGGTTGAGCAGCCGGTAGAAAACGCATTACCTGTTGGGCATATCTTCAACATTCAACGTTATTCACTAAACGATGGCGAAGGTATCCGCACAGTCGTGTTCTTTAAAGGCTGCCCTCTTCACTGTCCATGGTGCGCCAATCCAGAATCACGCTCTCATCAGCCACAGAAGATTCGCCGTGAAGCAAAATGTATTCACTGTGATACTTGCTCTATGGATGTAGATGAATGTCCTAGTGGCGCAGTTGAATTGGTTGGGCATGACATGAACTTGAACGAGTTACTGAAAGAGATAGCCAAAGACGAAGTGTTCTACCGCTCTTCTGGTGGAGGCATTACCCTATCTGGTGGGGAAATACTTTCTCAGGCTCCTTTTGTTATTCAGCTGCTTGGGAGACTGCGTGAATTGGGTTACCACACCGCAATAGAGACCTCAGGTCAGGGCAGTAATGCTCAATTACTGAAGATAGGTAAACTGTGTGATGAGGTGCTGTTTGATTTCAAAATTATGGATCAGAAACTCGCGAAACAGGTGACTGGCATTCATCTCGAAAAGGTATTACAGGGGTTCACTCAATTGGTACAAAGTGGAGTAAAGGTTATCCCACGCTTACCGCTTATCCCAGGATACACACTCAATATTATCAATGTGGATAAGGTGCTTAGCTTTATCCAACCATTTGGACTAAATGAGATCCATCTATTGCCGTTCCATCAATATGGCGCGAGTAAATACCAAACCCTACATATGGAATACGCTCTTGAAAAGGTGGCGGTTCCTACCACAGACGAAATCGCTTCTATACGCAGACACGTAGAGGCTCATGGTTACAACGTTACCATTGGAGGTTAA
- a CDS encoding formate C-acetyltransferase has translation MSTVRIENLKSTLFTAQREISLERALLYTESHKLTEGEHTLLRRAKATAHILDNVTISIRDNELVAGNRTIKPRSGIVSPEMDPYWIEKELDIFESRPQDKFYISDHDKTIYKEELLPYWSERSMKDFINSQIPEKIKDAVGKKIFSINQTDKGQGHIIIDYERLLNNGLGKLLDELESIDAAQPENPFYQSVVILLQASIRHIRRYGKIALEMTKTCHDSVRKKELHSIAAISGKIATGKPETFPEACQLFWYMNIILQYESNASSLSLGRFDQYMLPFYRQSIEQGEDPAYLKEYLESLWIKTNDIVLLRSSSSAKFFAGFPTGYTILLGGLTETGRSAVNELSTLCLDAYQSVQLPQPNLGVRVNELMGREFMHKTAETIRLGTGIPQIFNDEVVIPAFLNRGVSLEDARDYSVVGCVELSIPGKTYGLHDIAMFNLLKVMELVLKRNQFDKNVSYDGVVDQIRNDMRHYIKLMVEGSNICDIGHRDWAPVPLLSSFISDCVKSGKDVTYGGGRYNFSGVQGIGIANLSDSLHALKRFVFEEKRLSFSDFITVLDNNFDVENGKMIRARLTNKYEKYGNDIDKVDVIGAELLRVFCKEVEQYSNPRGGQFTPGSYTVSAHVPLGAVVGATPDGRLSGEQLADGGLSPMLGKDHQGPTAVLKSVSKLDNYLLSNGSLLNVKFTPSTLDGVNGLSKLGDFLRAFMKLKLQHIQFNVLNAETLRKAQETPEDYAGLVVRVAGYSAFFVELSKEIQDDIIQRTSHEL, from the coding sequence ATGAGCACTGTCAGAATCGAAAACCTCAAATCGACACTTTTTACAGCACAGAGAGAGATCTCGCTAGAACGTGCTCTGCTGTATACAGAAAGTCATAAGCTTACAGAAGGCGAACATACGCTACTTCGGCGCGCCAAAGCAACCGCTCATATCTTGGACAATGTCACCATTTCCATTCGAGATAATGAACTCGTCGCAGGTAACCGTACTATCAAACCTCGATCGGGTATCGTTTCACCAGAGATGGACCCGTATTGGATTGAGAAAGAGTTAGATATTTTCGAGAGCCGTCCACAAGATAAGTTCTATATCAGTGACCACGATAAAACCATTTATAAAGAGGAACTTCTCCCCTATTGGTCAGAACGCTCCATGAAGGACTTTATCAACAGCCAAATACCAGAAAAGATCAAAGATGCGGTAGGGAAAAAAATATTTAGCATCAATCAAACGGATAAAGGTCAGGGCCATATCATCATCGACTATGAACGTTTATTGAATAATGGTCTTGGCAAACTCCTTGATGAACTTGAATCTATCGACGCAGCTCAACCTGAGAACCCTTTTTATCAGTCTGTGGTCATCCTTCTTCAGGCGTCAATCCGCCATATTCGTCGATACGGAAAAATAGCACTAGAGATGACGAAAACCTGCCATGACTCAGTAAGGAAGAAAGAGCTACACTCGATTGCGGCTATATCAGGTAAAATAGCGACGGGTAAACCTGAAACCTTTCCCGAAGCGTGCCAGTTATTTTGGTACATGAATATTATTCTGCAGTATGAGTCAAACGCAAGTTCACTTTCGTTAGGCCGTTTTGATCAATATATGCTGCCCTTTTATCGTCAATCCATTGAGCAAGGTGAAGACCCAGCATACTTGAAAGAGTACCTGGAAAGCCTCTGGATAAAGACCAATGACATTGTGCTACTTCGCTCTTCTAGCAGTGCAAAGTTTTTTGCCGGTTTTCCGACGGGTTACACAATACTGTTGGGAGGATTAACCGAAACAGGACGAAGCGCTGTTAACGAGCTTTCCACACTCTGTTTAGATGCCTATCAAAGCGTACAGCTACCACAACCTAATCTTGGCGTTCGCGTGAATGAATTGATGGGCCGGGAGTTTATGCACAAAACAGCAGAGACCATTCGTCTAGGTACTGGTATTCCGCAGATATTTAACGATGAAGTGGTTATTCCTGCTTTTCTAAACCGAGGAGTGTCTCTCGAAGATGCTCGTGACTATTCTGTTGTGGGTTGTGTAGAACTGTCTATACCGGGTAAAACCTACGGGCTACACGATATCGCGATGTTCAACCTACTTAAAGTGATGGAGCTCGTCCTAAAACGTAACCAATTCGATAAGAATGTGAGCTATGACGGCGTCGTTGATCAAATTCGTAACGACATGCGTCACTATATTAAACTGATGGTAGAAGGTTCGAACATCTGTGATATCGGCCATAGAGATTGGGCCCCCGTCCCATTGTTATCCTCATTTATCAGCGATTGCGTTAAGTCGGGTAAAGACGTTACTTATGGCGGAGGTCGCTATAACTTTTCCGGCGTTCAAGGTATTGGCATCGCAAATTTATCCGATTCCCTGCACGCACTTAAACGCTTCGTGTTTGAAGAAAAACGTTTGTCTTTTTCTGATTTTATTACGGTCCTCGATAACAATTTCGACGTAGAAAACGGTAAAATGATTCGTGCTCGCCTAACGAACAAATATGAAAAATACGGCAACGATATCGATAAAGTCGATGTTATCGGTGCTGAATTATTGCGGGTTTTCTGTAAGGAAGTAGAACAATACTCCAATCCACGTGGCGGCCAATTTACACCGGGTTCGTATACTGTGTCCGCGCATGTTCCTTTAGGTGCAGTGGTAGGTGCGACGCCAGATGGGCGACTTTCTGGCGAACAGTTAGCCGATGGTGGCCTTTCACCCATGCTAGGTAAAGACCATCAAGGGCCAACCGCCGTGCTTAAATCGGTGTCAAAACTCGATAACTACTTGCTCTCTAATGGCAGCTTACTGAATGTTAAATTTACGCCGTCTACCCTAGATGGCGTAAACGGCTTGTCCAAGTTGGGTGATTTTTTGCGTGCCTTTATGAAACTAAAGCTGCAACACATTCAGTTTAACGTGCTCAATGCAGAAACATTGCGTAAAGCACAAGAAACACCAGAAGATTATGCAGGATTGGTCGTACGTGTCGCGGGTTATAGCGCCTTCTTCGTTGAGTTGTCGAAAGAGATCCAAGACGACATTATTCAAAGAACGTCTCATGAGTTGTAA
- a CDS encoding PTS fructose-like transporter subunit IIB — translation MTHLVAVTACPSGVAHTYMAAEAIESAAKAKGWTCHVETQGSIGIENALTAEQVAQADVVILTKDIDIKNQERFEGKLVVRIGVSDAVKRAGTVIDKIEAHLTTA, via the coding sequence ATGACTCACTTAGTAGCAGTAACCGCATGCCCATCTGGCGTTGCACACACTTACATGGCAGCAGAAGCCATCGAATCAGCGGCAAAAGCAAAGGGCTGGACCTGTCATGTAGAAACGCAAGGGTCTATTGGCATTGAAAATGCCCTCACAGCCGAACAAGTCGCGCAGGCAGATGTTGTGATTTTAACTAAAGATATCGATATCAAAAATCAGGAGCGATTTGAAGGCAAGTTAGTGGTACGTATTGGAGTCAGCGATGCCGTTAAACGAGCTGGAACGGTTATCGATAAAATCGAGGCCCATTTAACAACAGCATAG